Within the Dunckerocampus dactyliophorus isolate RoL2022-P2 chromosome 10, RoL_Ddac_1.1, whole genome shotgun sequence genome, the region AGTTTGCAAAGCTAGTGACGTAACAGCCTGTTTGAAGCGTGGCTTGTTTAGcatgtgtgcatttttggccATACAGTAATGGACTTTTAGTATAGTGAACTACAGTAGATGGAAGCAATGTGAACATCGAGAAGCtaacttaacttaacttaacttaacCTAACCTGACCGTCCTGTCCTACGACTCTGGAGCAGAATGGCCAGTGTGGAGCAGGTGGCAGCGGTGGGCAAGGTCTTGGTGGACCCAAGTGTGGACCTGACCCAACGGTTCAGGGCATTGTTCACCCTGAAGAACTTGGGAGGTAAAGTCTTTGATCAACACACGCATACGTGAGGaatttctggattctgcttGGCACTATGACCACCATATCATGACAACTTTATGTGCTGCACATCagaaataagtaaaatataGGAAACCAATAGCCATAGCAATGTGACATGTTTAGTTTTTGCGTCAGGTGCTGAAGCCATCGAGTGGATCAGCAAAGCCTTCACAGATGACTCTGCTCTGTTGAAGCACGAGTTGGCCTACTGTCTGGGCCAGATGCAGGATGGACGAGCCATTCACACTCTGTGTGCTGTGCTCAAAGACACGCAGCAGGAGCCTATGGTGCGACATGAAGCAGGTAAACACGTCACATGGACTGACTACAGGATGTAACCGTTGTCAAGTCTCACATTCAGCACATTTGAGTTGTACAGCAAGCGCCAGTGTTGTGTCTCTGAGaggaatgtgtgtgtctgcaggaGAAGCCCTGGGAGCCATCGGGGATCCTTCAGTTCTGGATCTGCTAAAGGCTTACAGCCAGGACCCCGTCATTGAGGTATAAATGTGCTTTGCTGTTAAAATTACAGCACATCATTCATAGGCTGATAGAGTGACGCAGAACTGTAGCCAACAAAGAGACACGTTTTAAATAAGACGTACATGTTCTGtagtatctctgtgtggagtttgcatgttgtccctgtgcgtgcatgggttttttccaggtactccggtttcgtcccacattccaaaaacatgcatgttaggttaaatggcgactctaaattgtccaaaggtatgaatgtgagtgtgaatggtttgtctgtatgtgccctgcggttggctggcgaccagtccagggtgtaccccgcctcacgcctgaagtcagctgagataggctccagcatatccccctgaccctaattaggataagcggcattgaaaattgatggatgttctctggagttttttttttttttttttttaaagaatgacAAGATCTTTCATACATTGCAAAGTGTCCTGATGTCCTCCTGCAGGTAGCAGAGACATGTCAGCTGGCTGTGCGTCGAATGGAGTGGCTGCAAAGCGGAGGAGAGAAACAGCTGCAGGATGGCAGCACAGATCAGAACCCCTACTGCTCGGTGGACCCGGCCCCTCCAGCCCCCAGGAAGAGCGTGCCCGAGTTGCGCACCACCCTATTGGATGAGAGCCTGCCGCTCTTTGAACGCTACCGCGCCATGTTTGCACTTCGCAATCTGGGCAGCGAGGAGGCAGTGCTTGCTTTGGGAGACGGTAAGCTCATCTAATTCTTTAAGACACACAATTATAAGTCAAgaccttaaagggtccctgacatgattcatcaactttgcctaaatgttttatatattgtttgtaattatttctgttctacattgtttgatttttgaaagcgaatggtaaattcgcaaaaattatatttacagtTCATAGCGCTGGTCATGACGAActagctcgcagctcagcctcatttctggaagtgacgtcatcggggcaacacctctcagctaaagcagagaaAACAAACGCTTCTCTAGGTAGATCgtggacttggttcagtatatttttcttcaaaatagtagtcatgccaaaatgttttgttgctgctggatgttcacagtatccgagtgatactgcaagtttgttttcttgACCAAAAGAGGACAGTTTAAGACAACAATTGACAAAGCAAGTGCTGAGAATGACAGACAGGTGGACGCCTACCtactgttctttgcagtgaccATTTCACTAATGACTTcttcgaaggaacacctttagaAGAAGCATTTtgcttgaaagtacagtataaacgcattttgaaaaaggatgctattccgccggtacacaggaaaCAAGACAGCGAAGAACAACCACTATGGCAAAGTTGACacgagagtaagtcatgtcttgtttacacaATGTCTTCTTAAACACTTTCacaatagcgacaaggctgcaaagcatcatatactgtatgtcatataAAAAAGATTTGCCAGTGATATGTTCACTGTGGGGGGGCAACAGCGGTGAACATTCATCCTCGAcgtgcaataaaataaaacaggctataaaaacccAGTAAGAAGCTGATTTTAAAACactaattgaaggataagcaactcctgagtaatttacacttaccattttgtgttttgaagtcgaacaatcttcgctataatcactgtaatcATCCTCCGTCTtgtacaccgccatgtttgtttacctgagcgatATTACCcccaaatgaggctgaactgcgagaaCTAGCTCGTCATGCCAGGTGCCATGaagtataaatgtaatttttgcaaatttaccgattgctttcaaaaatctaacaatgtagaacataattacaaacatcatataacatatttaagcaatgttGACGAATCGTGTCAGGGACCCTTAAATCCTGTTAAAAGTCTGTTGGGTCACAGCAAGAAGTTTTCGGATTCAAATTGTGTCAGTGTCGGTGTGTACATTAGCAGCATCATGAAGCAGCGTGTTTGCTTTCCAGGCCTGAAGTGTTCCAGCGCGCTCTTCCGGCATGAGATCGGATACGTCCTGGGCCAGATACAGCACCCGGCGGCGGTCCCAGCCCTCTGTGCTGCCCTGGAGTGCGGCGGCGAGAACCCAATGGTGCGTCACGAGGCCGCAGAAGCTCTGGGCTCAATTGGGAAGGAAGACTGTCTAGCCATGCTACAGCGTTACCGTGCCGATGGCGAGCGTGTGGTAAAGGAGAGCTGCGAGGTGGCCTTAGACATGCTGGAGTACGAAAACAGCGAGCAGTTCCAGTATGCAGACGGACTGACACGCCTACCAGGttaaaggtcacaaaagaaagGGAATTTGTTGGTATACAGTCACAGAGGATGTACACGTGTGTTTAAATTAAAGACAAGTACAGATACACAcatctgctgttttattttaagtAAGTACCTACTTGTGCTTTGAATGACCTCCAGGAGTCATGGAAAGAGCGTCAGCTCATGTGTGGACTTAtactttaaacacaacaaagtgtCTAATAGTGAGCCACCCTAAGAGAGCACAAAGCAGCCAGGGACCTCATTTAAAAATGgcacatggaaaaaaatcaaattttaatGCCAATTATAAAAACTGCTAGCATTTGCTGTGATGTCACCTGGActagtagtaaaaaaaatacatacagtagtaatCAACATTGATGAAATTTGTGACAGTGTTTGCTGAAGGT harbors:
- the dohh gene encoding deoxyhypusine hydroxylase isoform X2, which translates into the protein MASVEQVAAVGKVLVDPSVDLTQRFRALFTLKNLGGAEAIEWISKAFTDDSALLKHELAYCLGQMQDGRAIHTLCAVLKDTQQEPMVRHEAGEALGAIGDPSVLDLLKAYSQDPVIEVAETCQLAVRRMEWLQSGGEKQLQDGSTDQNPYCSVDPAPPAPRKSVPELRTTLLDESLPLFERYRAMFALRNLGSEEAVLALGDGLKCSSALFRHEIGYVLGQIQHPAAVPALCAALECGGENPMVRHEAAEALGSIGKEDCLAMLQRYRADGERVVKESCEVALDMLEYENSEQFQYADGLTRLPG
- the dohh gene encoding deoxyhypusine hydroxylase isoform X1, which codes for MASVEQVAAVGKVLVDPSVDLTQRFRALFTLKNLGVFASGAEAIEWISKAFTDDSALLKHELAYCLGQMQDGRAIHTLCAVLKDTQQEPMVRHEAGEALGAIGDPSVLDLLKAYSQDPVIEVAETCQLAVRRMEWLQSGGEKQLQDGSTDQNPYCSVDPAPPAPRKSVPELRTTLLDESLPLFERYRAMFALRNLGSEEAVLALGDGLKCSSALFRHEIGYVLGQIQHPAAVPALCAALECGGENPMVRHEAAEALGSIGKEDCLAMLQRYRADGERVVKESCEVALDMLEYENSEQFQYADGLTRLPG